In Miscanthus floridulus cultivar M001 chromosome 19, ASM1932011v1, whole genome shotgun sequence, the DNA window CCGCCCGGCCGCCGAGCTTACCGCGTCACGCACCGTGCATGGACAGGATCCCGCGAGCTCGGAATAGCAGTGGTCCAAGTCTCGCATCGCACGGTGGAGGTGTCCCGCGCCCCGCGACGGGCTGTCAGGCTCCGATCCCCTTTCCACACTCTGGCTTGGCCTCTGCCGCTTGCCTCCATGCCTTGGCGTCTAGCATTTACTATTTAGCCGAGGTGCGGTTGGGCGGCAGGGCAGCAGCCACCTCCTCCCGCGTGCTCTCCACTCCCAGCCCCCCGAGGACTACTACAGCACTAGGCTTGGTTGGCCACAGCCGCGACACTGCTCCGCTCTGCAAAGCATTGCCTGGTTTCTTGGCCCGCCGGGGTCGGTCCGCGAGTTGGCATGGCCGCCGCGGGGACACAGCAGCTGGGTCGGCTTCTCGGCGGTCTCTGGTTCCTGGCCGCGTTGCTGCGgccgggcggcgcggcggcggcagtggccacGGTCGATGCGCGGCGCGCCGTCGCGGCGACCGGGGAGGACTTCGTGTGCGCGACATTGGACTGGTGGCCGCCGGACAAGTGCGACTACGGCACCTGCGCCTGGGGCCGCGCCGGCCTGCTCAACCTGGTGAGTGACAATTGACGACACGGCCGCGTAATTAAGACCCTGACACGCCTCGCGAGCTCAGCCAGTTGACGCGCAGTTTCTGTCTGTCCTCTCCTCTCGCGCAGGATCTCTCCAACAAGGTCCTGCTCAATGCCGTCAGAGGTAGGCGACCGACGACCGGCCGTGGCCGCCCCGCTGTATCGAGGGGTTCTCCCAATCCCATCCCAGTAGCTCTTTGTTGCCAATGCGGTGGTGAATTTTGTTTGTTTCAGCCTTCTCGCCGCCGCTGGTGCTCCGCCTGGGAGGGTCGCTGCAGGACAAGGTGGTGTACGGCACCGCGGACCTCGGCGGGCGGCCGTGCGCGCCGTTCGCCAAGAACGTGTCGGAGATGCACGGCTTCACCCAGGGCTGCCTGCCCCTGCGCAGGTGGGACGAGCTCAACGCCTTCTTCCAGAAATCTGCGTGAGTTTTCATCGATTTCAGCCACTGAATTTTCAGTTCTGTGCTCCTCTTTGGGCTGTGAGAAATTCATCGGGCGGTGCATGTTGCAGTGCCAAGATTGTGTTCGGGCTCAACGCGCTAAATGGCCGCGTTCCGTTGCCTGATGGATCCGTGGGAGGGCCATGGGATTACACCAATGCGGCGTCACTGATTCGGTACACCGCGAACAAGGGCTACCGAATTCATGGGTGGGAGCTTGGTATGTTGTTTTATTGTGCATTTCATCATGCTAGTTGGTTCGAAATGCCCCTACTGTCTGGTCTGAAAGTGATAATTTTTAATGATGTATAACTTGTTTCTGAAAGTCTCTTTTCATATGCCTGGTCTCAAAGTGAGAATTTTTAATGCATAACTTGTTTCTGAAAGGCTCTATTCAGTATGTCTATCTATTTTCAGAGAAGGGCTAGAGTTTCTGTTCAAACATCTTTTCAGTGTTCTCTAGTTTTCTGAAATTATTGATGTTGACATGTGAAATGTCCAATCTTTAGGACAGTAGCATGTGTGGTTAGGCTGCCTAATACCAATTTCTGAATTATCCACAGCttttatacctaataataaataaCATTTTGGGTCCCCCCAATTTtgaaaataattctccaaaaaaaAATTAGAGTCACTAGCTACAATTTCAATAAAAAATGCAGGAAATGAACTCAGTGGTACTGGAGTAGGAACTCGGGTTGGCGCGGACCAATATGCTGCAGATGTGATCGCCCTAAAAAAACTAATCGACGACATATACCGAAGCAATCCATCAAAACCATTGGTGCTTGCTCCTGGAGGATTCTTTGACCAAGCCTGGTTTAGCCAACTTATTGACAAAACCAAGCCAAATCTACTGAATGTGATCACCCACCACATTTACAATTTAGGACCAGGTATACTCACAGCTATTTACTTGCGGATAATTTGGTTGATGCAAACAGAGCTGAAAAACAATTTGCTGAACTGAACATCGCAGGAAAGGACACGCATCTGATTGACAAGATCCTCAATCCATCAACCCTCGACGGAATGATAGGCACATTCAGCAATCTTCAGGGGATGCTGAAATCCGCAGGAACATCGACCGTCGCATGGGTTGGGGAAGCTGGAGGCGCTTACAATAGCGGACGGCACCTTGTCACTGATGCATTTGTGTTCAGCTTCTGGTAAGCTAACAAGTTCTCCGGTGTCGAATTCTGTTTAGCTGTTCTTGGATATGTTTTTGAGCTCGTTTtggttattttttttttcaaggtTTTTAGATCAGCTTGGGATGTCAGCAAAGTATGACACAAAGAGCTACTGCAGACAGAGTTTGATTGGTGGCAACTACGGCCTGCTAAATACCACAACGTTCCAACCAAACCCTGACTATTACAGGTAAAAATACATAATGTTCTTAATGGCTAAAGTAGTATAGTAGGTATAAACACTTGACGAAAAACTTAGCCTTGTACCGACGAAAAGAACTTGTCTTGTGCTGGAGTACAAGAAGATTGGATGCATCGAACAAGATATAATCCTTTGTCCTAAATGCATAGAACTACCCCCAATTGCTAAAAAGGTTGATCTTGcagaacaaaaaagaaaaacaaagttgCCGATTTGTCACTTCAATGACAGAATTCCTCCCAACTTTCTGTGCAGTGCTTTACTGTGGCATCGCCTCATGGGAACCAAAGTTCTAGCAACAACATTCAGCGGCACGAACAAGATCCGCGCATATGCGCACTGCGCAAGAGATTCAGTAAGCAATTCAGTACCTATTTCATCAGCAACATCACATCGGCAGCCAAAAAAACCTTCATCTCCTAAAGAATTCACGCTCAATCTTTACTCTGCGTGCGTCCTCCTCGTCCAGCCAGGAATCACTCTACTGCTGATCAACCTCAGCGGCAACACGACGACCCAGGTCTCAGTGACGGTGACGAC includes these proteins:
- the LOC136528364 gene encoding heparanase-like protein 3, producing MAAAGTQQLGRLLGGLWFLAALLRPGGAAAAVATVDARRAVAATGEDFVCATLDWWPPDKCDYGTCAWGRAGLLNLDLSNKVLLNAVRAFSPPLVLRLGGSLQDKVVYGTADLGGRPCAPFAKNVSEMHGFTQGCLPLRRWDELNAFFQKSAAKIVFGLNALNGRVPLPDGSVGGPWDYTNAASLIRYTANKGYRIHGWELGNELSGTGVGTRVGADQYAADVIALKKLIDDIYRSNPSKPLVLAPGGFFDQAWFSQLIDKTKPNLLNVITHHIYNLGPGKDTHLIDKILNPSTLDGMIGTFSNLQGMLKSAGTSTVAWVGEAGGAYNSGRHLVTDAFVFSFWFLDQLGMSAKYDTKSYCRQSLIGGNYGLLNTTTFQPNPDYYSALLWHRLMGTKVLATTFSGTNKIRAYAHCARDSPGITLLLINLSGNTTTQVSVTVTTQGTVAAHKHGARKHVGGRKFRHVHGPSFTGVDEAAGAVRDEYHLTPKDGNLRSQVMLLNGRALATDAAGNIPTLEAVKVDAAQPIAVAPYSIVFARISHFSAPACS